In Sphingomonas profundi, the sequence TCTGCGGCGGCGAGGCCGATGCTGTCGGCGCCGGGATCATACTCGTAACGATGCGTCGAAAAGGCGATGCCGGCGGCGGCGAGGGCGCGCGTCGCCGGCGTCTCGCCCGCCATCTGTCAGGCGCGCTCGATGCACATGGCGATGCCCATGCCGCCGCCGATGCACAGGGTGACGAGGCCCTTCTTGGCGTCGCGCTTGCCCATCTCGTAGATCAGCGTCGTCAGCACGCGCGCGCCGGACGCGCCGATCGGATGGCCGATCGCGATCGCGCCGCCGTTGACGTTCACCTTCTCCGCATCCCAGCCAAGCTCCTTGCCGACGGACAGCGCCTGCGCGGCGAACGCCTCGTTCGCTTCGATCAGATCGAGATCGTCGATCGTCCAGCCAGCCTTCTCCAGCGCCTTGCGGCTGGCCGGCACCGGGCCGATGCCCATATAGGCCGGATCGACGCCGGCGGTGGCCCAGGACTTCACCGTCGCCAGCACCGGGCTGCCGCGGCGGGCGGCCTCCTCCGCCGACATCAGCACCAGGGCGGCGGCGCCGTCGTTGATGCCGCTGGCATTGGCGGCCGTGACCGAACCGTCCTTGCGGAAGGCGGGCTTCAGCTTCGTCATCGCATCGATCGTCGCGCCCTCGCGGATATATTCGTCCGCCTCCACGATCGTGTCGCCCTTGCGGCCCTTCACCGTCACCGGCGCGATCTCGTCGCGGAAGCGGCCGGCGGCGCGGGCGGCCTCGGCCTTGTTCTGGCTGGCGACGGCGAAGCGATCCTGCTCGTCGCGCGTCACCTGATAGCGTTCGGCCAGATTCTCGGCGGTGATGCCCATGTGGTAATTGTTGAACGCATCGGTCAGGCCGTCGCTCAGCATCGTATCGGCGAGGCTG encodes:
- a CDS encoding acetyl-CoA C-acetyltransferase — encoded protein: MSDVVITAAKRTPVGSFLGAFASVPAHELGRVAIEAALAQAGVAAADVDEVVLGQVLTAGQGQNPARQAAINAGIPQEATAFGINQVCGSGLRAVALAAQAIKTGDAAIVVAGGQESMSMAQHAQALRAGQKMGAVSLADTMLSDGLTDAFNNYHMGITAENLAERYQVTRDEQDRFAVASQNKAEAARAAGRFRDEIAPVTVKGRKGDTIVEADEYIREGATIDAMTKLKPAFRKDGSVTAANASGINDGAAALVLMSAEEAARRGSPVLATVKSWATAGVDPAYMGIGPVPASRKALEKAGWTIDDLDLIEANEAFAAQALSVGKELGWDAEKVNVNGGAIAIGHPIGASGARVLTTLIYEMGKRDAKKGLVTLCIGGGMGIAMCIERA